A genomic stretch from Shewanella sediminis HAW-EB3 includes:
- the efpL gene encoding elongation factor P-like protein EfpL: MPKASEVKKNTAIEFNNNVYLIRDIERSVPQGRSGGSLYRMRMYDVATGSKLDHTFKADEMINLADLSRHEVSFSYIDGDEYVFMDIADYTPYHFNKDSIADEILFINEETQGLQVLTVDGTPVAIELPANVELVIVETDPSIKGASASARTKPAILSTGLSVQVPEYIANGEKIKINTAEHKFMSRADSK, translated from the coding sequence ATGCCCAAGGCTAGTGAAGTAAAAAAGAATACCGCAATCGAGTTTAACAATAATGTTTATCTCATCAGAGATATTGAACGTTCCGTGCCACAAGGTCGCTCCGGCGGCAGCTTATATCGTATGCGTATGTACGATGTGGCAACCGGGTCGAAACTCGATCATACTTTCAAAGCCGATGAGATGATCAATCTGGCAGACCTAAGCCGCCACGAAGTGAGCTTCTCCTATATTGATGGCGATGAATATGTTTTCATGGATATCGCTGACTATACTCCCTACCACTTCAATAAGGACTCGATTGCAGACGAGATCCTCTTTATTAATGAAGAGACTCAAGGGCTGCAAGTACTTACCGTCGATGGGACACCTGTGGCTATCGAGCTTCCCGCTAACGTCGAGCTGGTCATTGTAGAGACAGATCCTTCCATTAAGGGCGCCTCTGCCAGTGCGCGCACTAAGCCTGCCATCCTCTCTACCGGTCTTTCGGTACAAGTTCCTGAATATATTGCAAACGGTGAGAAGATTAAGATCAATACGGCCGAGCATAAATTTATGAGCCGTGCAGATTCTAAATAA
- a CDS encoding ATP-binding cassette domain-containing protein, translating to MPILHAHRVSFKLNTGERLFSELSLSIDSKLTALVGRNGAGKSVLASILAGECQPDLGSVSCRAKLGYFRQQGPSGKKLQSVAQFMEVEHLLLALNRIEQGQASLEDIDTIGDNWHIKETLESQLSAINLTHSLQRPCAQLSGGEMAKLRLQKLFNSDAELLILDEPSNHLDNQGKSWLIEQIHKSRARILIVSHDRELLKHVEIIFELNTLGLTQYRGNYTCYEAQKRAQLAAIDRKLTNEKLKHKQIRQQTQTSSEKAQKRAASGTRLRRSGSQAKVLLNSMRDRAEQSASARATQRDNQLSLNATTLAQLTQQRETLKPQALHMQSVIEKQHLQLHVEELILPYRGVNPLNFLLSTGDKLHLSGNNGTGKSTLMKVLLGELAPARGRVYRNAPLFYLDQYFDLLKPEISLLENISHYCPTIEETRSRTLLAGIGFRGQSVHRNVALLSGGEKMKLCILIVTHQTPLPLLLLDEPDNHLDIASKQLLATALNQYPGSFILVSHDKEFIKESGVTDTLVLSTYGQSVHGE from the coding sequence ATGCCAATCTTACATGCTCATCGAGTATCGTTTAAGTTAAACACAGGCGAGAGACTGTTCAGTGAACTCTCATTATCCATCGATTCTAAATTGACGGCTCTTGTCGGCCGCAATGGCGCAGGAAAGTCTGTACTGGCTTCAATATTGGCGGGAGAATGCCAGCCAGATTTAGGCTCAGTCTCTTGTCGCGCTAAGTTAGGCTACTTCAGGCAGCAAGGGCCAAGCGGGAAGAAACTGCAAAGTGTCGCGCAATTTATGGAAGTTGAGCATCTGCTACTGGCACTAAACAGAATAGAGCAAGGCCAGGCCTCCTTAGAGGATATCGACACCATAGGCGATAATTGGCATATCAAAGAGACTTTAGAGAGCCAGCTTAGTGCGATCAATTTAACCCACTCTCTCCAACGTCCTTGCGCTCAATTAAGTGGTGGAGAGATGGCTAAGCTACGCCTGCAAAAACTATTTAATTCAGATGCCGAACTGCTCATCTTAGATGAACCCTCAAACCATCTGGATAACCAGGGAAAAAGCTGGCTCATTGAGCAGATACACAAATCACGCGCACGGATACTCATCGTCAGCCATGACCGTGAACTGCTTAAGCATGTTGAAATAATATTTGAGTTAAATACCCTAGGCTTAACTCAATACCGTGGTAATTACACCTGTTATGAGGCCCAAAAGCGAGCCCAGTTAGCCGCCATAGACCGAAAACTTACTAACGAAAAACTTAAGCATAAGCAGATCAGGCAGCAAACTCAAACGAGTAGTGAAAAAGCACAAAAGAGAGCCGCAAGTGGTACAAGATTAAGAAGGTCAGGTAGTCAGGCTAAGGTGTTACTCAATAGCATGCGTGACAGAGCCGAGCAATCCGCCTCCGCCAGAGCGACACAAAGGGATAATCAACTCAGTCTGAATGCCACAACACTAGCTCAATTGACTCAACAGAGAGAAACGTTAAAACCCCAGGCGTTACACATGCAGTCGGTCATAGAGAAGCAACATCTCCAGCTCCATGTCGAGGAGCTAATCCTGCCCTATAGAGGTGTAAACCCATTAAACTTCTTATTGTCTACAGGGGACAAACTCCACCTGTCAGGTAATAATGGCACGGGGAAATCAACCCTGATGAAGGTTCTATTAGGCGAGCTTGCACCTGCAAGAGGTCGGGTTTACCGAAACGCCCCCCTCTTTTATCTGGATCAATATTTTGACCTGCTCAAACCTGAGATATCCCTGTTAGAAAATATCAGCCATTACTGCCCCACTATAGAAGAAACCCGGTCACGAACCCTACTGGCAGGAATTGGATTCAGGGGTCAGAGTGTTCATCGAAATGTGGCTCTTCTTAGTGGCGGAGAAAAGATGAAGCTCTGTATCTTGATTGTCACTCATCAAACACCTCTTCCTCTACTCTTGCTGGATGAACCCGACAATCATTTGGATATCGCTTCGAAACAGTTACTCGCTACCGCGCTTAACCAGTACCCGGGAAGCTTTATATTGGTCAGTCACGATAAAGAGTTTATCAAAGAGTCTGGTGTCACCGATACTCTAGTACTCTCCACTTACGGCCAATCCGTACATGGTGAATAA
- a CDS encoding DUF3413 domain-containing protein: MVKRKKEMVRDRVSRLVSWGHWFAFFNGFLAMIVGIRYLDSVGYPETLLGWCYLAISTIGHFSFLAFIVYLVLVFPVTLLLPYSKILRGFAAVVATLSLCILLYDTIIYDDYGLHLSPFVFDLAWADLNALLRGTSYIITPLGIIALELTLANFLWKRIEKIHKVNCGNKVVAFVGICFVSSHLIHIWADAADISEITQLDDAYPLSYPATARSFMESHGIEGKNTTRRGSDLRSSLNYPITPLQCSAEAQPNILLITINNLRADMVDVNTMPYLTQYSEDNQSFHQHLSGGTQFDSGMFSILYGLQGSYINAAGLNHTTPVLTQTLKQQNYQLGLFATQESELQPGAIFSDFEPTTSKVNDSYADADIQSVAAFKNWQATQTTPWFGMLNLRSPETYDTPVGFLGIETVKADKKLKPAQRVLFNQYRQSLSFIDQKLKEVLEATSDDTLVIITGVSGKLFTSNPDEARRNMSPANVHVPMIIHWPGQATSKHVNYRTSHYGIVPTLMTQVLGCTNAATDYSAGRSLLEPDTESWVYIGDSRIFGIYQKSEITVIDRHGQYRIYDENFDKRLRKKMSAPELIEVMREGRRMYHH; the protein is encoded by the coding sequence ATGGTCAAGCGTAAAAAAGAGATGGTACGCGATCGCGTATCACGACTAGTTAGTTGGGGACATTGGTTTGCCTTCTTCAACGGCTTTCTCGCAATGATCGTGGGGATCCGCTATCTCGATAGCGTCGGCTATCCGGAAACCTTGTTGGGTTGGTGTTACCTTGCCATCAGCACGATTGGTCATTTCAGTTTCTTAGCTTTCATCGTCTATCTGGTTCTGGTTTTTCCGGTCACGTTATTGCTGCCTTACTCCAAAATATTACGAGGGTTTGCTGCAGTCGTTGCCACGCTCAGCCTGTGTATCTTATTGTATGACACCATCATTTATGATGATTATGGGCTCCATCTGAGTCCCTTTGTATTTGATCTGGCTTGGGCCGATCTCAACGCATTGCTCCGTGGTACCTCCTATATTATTACCCCCCTTGGGATCATCGCTTTAGAACTCACCTTAGCCAACTTCCTTTGGAAACGAATTGAAAAAATTCATAAGGTGAATTGTGGTAATAAGGTGGTGGCTTTCGTCGGTATCTGTTTTGTCAGTAGTCATCTGATCCATATCTGGGCCGATGCAGCCGATATTTCCGAGATCACTCAATTGGACGACGCCTACCCACTCTCCTACCCTGCTACTGCACGCTCGTTTATGGAGAGCCATGGTATAGAGGGTAAAAACACGACTCGTCGCGGCTCAGATCTTAGAAGCAGCTTAAACTACCCGATAACACCATTGCAGTGTAGTGCTGAAGCACAACCAAATATCTTACTGATCACCATTAATAATCTCAGAGCCGACATGGTCGACGTCAATACCATGCCTTACCTGACCCAATACAGTGAAGACAATCAGTCTTTCCATCAGCACTTAAGCGGTGGCACTCAATTTGATAGTGGTATGTTCTCCATCCTCTATGGACTCCAGGGCAGTTACATCAATGCAGCCGGTCTAAACCATACAACCCCGGTATTGACGCAAACACTCAAGCAACAAAACTATCAATTAGGCCTGTTCGCAACCCAAGAGTCTGAGTTACAACCTGGTGCGATTTTCTCCGATTTTGAACCTACCACATCGAAAGTAAACGACAGTTATGCCGATGCGGACATTCAATCTGTTGCAGCATTTAAGAACTGGCAAGCCACCCAGACAACCCCCTGGTTTGGAATGTTAAACTTACGCTCTCCTGAAACCTACGACACTCCAGTCGGTTTCTTAGGCATAGAAACCGTCAAGGCCGATAAAAAGCTGAAACCCGCTCAACGGGTATTGTTCAATCAATACAGGCAGTCATTGAGCTTCATCGATCAGAAGCTAAAAGAAGTGCTCGAAGCCACTTCAGACGATACATTAGTCATCATTACTGGCGTTAGCGGCAAGCTGTTCACCAGTAATCCCGATGAAGCGAGAAGAAATATGTCTCCAGCCAATGTTCATGTACCTATGATCATTCATTGGCCAGGACAAGCTACGAGCAAACATGTCAACTACCGCACCAGCCATTATGGAATAGTACCGACATTGATGACCCAAGTGTTGGGCTGTACCAATGCGGCAACGGATTATAGCGCGGGTAGAAGCTTACTCGAACCGGATACCGAATCTTGGGTTTATATCGGGGATAGCCGTATCTTTGGTATCTATCAAAAATCTGAGATCACCGTGATCGACAGACACGGGCAATACCGTATCTATGATGAAAACTTCGATAAAAGATTGCGCAAAAAAATGAGTGCGCCTGAGCTTATCGAAGTGATGCGCGAAGGCCGTAGGATGTATCATCATTAG
- a CDS encoding YejL family protein → MAIQSKYSNTQVESIIAEVSAVLDKHQAPTDLRLMVLGNCVTDLLARKVPQEARAAVAEQFSKALAQSVKG, encoded by the coding sequence ATGGCTATCCAATCTAAATATTCAAACACACAAGTTGAATCAATTATCGCCGAAGTCAGCGCCGTACTTGATAAGCACCAGGCCCCTACCGACCTGAGACTCATGGTGCTTGGAAACTGCGTCACCGATCTTTTGGCTCGCAAAGTTCCTCAAGAAGCGAGAGCTGCCGTTGCAGAGCAATTTTCTAAGGCACTTGCGCAATCTGTTAAAGGTTAA
- the yejK gene encoding nucleoid-associated protein YejK: protein MSINVEQAIIHAISQDREGQLSCRLRPQPLLNSEAVETMLEELHQTYTTKAGKGFGHFGTHGEDGEANPKFEEALTEYRNGELGFVEFSGLAGKLLQEELAKYDFSQGGFLLMSCYTHMTSDYLYVSLLNAKSSMTVLDDMELSQNTHLDLNNVQLAARIDLTEWQADSDSHKYISFIRGRAGRKVADFFLDFMGCVEGVNTKAQNKQLMNAVEDFVAGSELTKDERQQCREKVFDYCTERCDIGADIEIKDLADELADSGMDSFYDFAQSGEYELEDEFPGDKPTLRQLKKFSGTGGGVTLSFDGAHLGERVMYDPISDTIMIKGVPANLKDQLDRRLKGGN from the coding sequence ATGAGTATTAACGTCGAACAAGCAATTATTCACGCGATTTCACAAGACCGTGAAGGACAGTTAAGCTGTCGATTGCGTCCACAGCCGCTTCTTAACAGCGAAGCCGTTGAAACCATGCTCGAAGAACTTCACCAAACTTATACCACCAAAGCGGGTAAAGGTTTTGGTCACTTTGGTACTCATGGTGAAGACGGTGAGGCAAATCCAAAATTTGAAGAGGCATTGACTGAGTACCGTAATGGAGAGTTAGGTTTTGTCGAGTTCTCAGGTCTTGCAGGGAAACTACTGCAAGAGGAGCTCGCAAAATATGATTTTAGCCAGGGCGGTTTCCTGTTGATGTCATGTTATACCCATATGACGAGTGACTACCTTTATGTCTCATTGCTGAATGCAAAGTCGTCAATGACGGTATTAGATGATATGGAGTTATCTCAAAATACCCATCTGGATCTGAACAATGTTCAACTTGCGGCTCGCATCGATTTGACCGAATGGCAGGCCGATAGCGACTCACATAAATATATCTCATTTATTCGTGGAAGAGCGGGGCGCAAAGTTGCTGACTTTTTCCTCGACTTTATGGGGTGTGTGGAAGGGGTTAATACTAAGGCGCAGAACAAACAACTGATGAATGCGGTTGAAGATTTTGTAGCCGGTAGCGAGTTGACCAAAGACGAACGTCAGCAGTGTCGTGAAAAAGTATTCGATTATTGCACCGAGCGTTGTGATATCGGTGCCGATATCGAGATTAAAGATCTGGCCGATGAGCTTGCCGATAGCGGCATGGACTCTTTCTATGATTTCGCCCAAAGTGGGGAATATGAACTGGAAGATGAGTTCCCCGGTGACAAGCCAACCTTAAGACAGTTGAAGAAGTTTTCCGGTACCGGCGGCGGAGTTACCTTAAGTTTCGATGGTGCACACTTGGGTGAGCGTGTGATGTATGACCCTATCTCTGACACCATCATGATCAAAGGCGTTCCGGCAAATCTCAAAGATCAGCTCGATAGACGTCTTAAGGGCGGTAATTGA
- a CDS encoding 6-carboxytetrahydropterin synthase, with amino-acid sequence MQLFVRDLTVIDFSYLCPIRGMVGESWTVDVLLDGGLDEQNMVLDFSKVKRTIKDTIDDIADHRLLIPTAYSEVRWQQQGDRVWMDFNSLQGDIHLACPQQAFALIPSEIIDFDSVNTFLQKALKEALPDNVDGIALTLRNEIHDAPYYHYSHGLRKHDGNCQRIAHGHRSPVNVFENGMAAPKWDEYWAERWKDIYLGSEEDVVSVGELTLSPQAKVSDKTHFGFHYQAPQGDFQLAMPKTRCEIIPHDTTVELLAEFMASTLVEKSPQSEFKVIAYEGIGKGAISVKGNKA; translated from the coding sequence ATGCAACTTTTTGTCAGAGATTTAACCGTAATCGATTTTTCATACTTATGCCCGATACGCGGTATGGTGGGCGAAAGCTGGACTGTCGATGTGCTCCTCGATGGTGGCTTAGATGAGCAAAATATGGTTTTGGACTTTTCTAAAGTGAAGCGCACCATAAAAGATACTATCGATGATATCGCCGATCATCGATTACTCATTCCTACCGCATACAGTGAAGTCCGCTGGCAGCAGCAGGGTGATCGGGTATGGATGGATTTTAACAGCTTACAAGGTGACATTCACTTAGCCTGCCCTCAACAAGCCTTCGCCTTAATACCGAGTGAAATTATCGATTTCGATAGTGTGAACACCTTCCTGCAGAAGGCGTTAAAGGAAGCCCTGCCCGACAATGTCGATGGTATTGCCCTGACATTGAGAAATGAGATACATGATGCCCCCTATTATCACTACTCTCACGGTTTGCGAAAGCATGATGGAAACTGCCAACGCATAGCCCATGGTCATAGAAGCCCGGTAAATGTGTTTGAAAATGGCATGGCTGCTCCTAAATGGGATGAGTATTGGGCTGAGCGTTGGAAAGATATCTACTTAGGCAGCGAAGAGGATGTGGTTAGCGTCGGTGAGTTGACTCTCTCACCTCAGGCTAAAGTGTCCGATAAAACTCATTTTGGATTCCATTATCAGGCGCCACAGGGAGACTTTCAGTTGGCCATGCCTAAGACGCGTTGTGAGATCATCCCACACGATACAACGGTCGAGCTATTGGCAGAGTTTATGGCAAGCACCTTAGTAGAAAAGTCTCCCCAGAGTGAGTTTAAGGTGATCGCTTATGAAGGTATCGGCAAAGGCGCGATATCGGTAAAGGGCAATAAAGCCTGA
- a CDS encoding M23 family metallopeptidase, whose protein sequence is MRSVSLTLLSLVTTSLLIPSEVSAQVQLTGQMEQGALIRGQVTPGTTASLNGEALKVTPQGAFAFGFSRDAELKQELRLVYPDGLTQIKPLSILAKEYKIDRLTGISKKIMKPDPKAQARAAKDSKQVKAARAQFSDKTAFSQDFIWPLTGRISGVYGSQRVYNGKPGNPHYGVDVAAKTGTVVVAPADGKISLSVPDMFYSGGTIILDHGYGVSSSFLHLSKLYVKEGQEIKQGQPIAEVGATGRVTGPHLDWRVNWYQMRLDPVTIVPSMATVLKQQKSQ, encoded by the coding sequence ATGAGGTCTGTGTCACTGACACTCTTGTCCTTGGTGACGACGAGTCTGCTAATCCCATCTGAGGTAAGCGCACAAGTGCAACTTACTGGACAAATGGAGCAAGGCGCCTTAATTCGTGGCCAAGTAACACCGGGCACGACTGCATCTTTAAATGGAGAAGCATTGAAGGTGACGCCTCAGGGGGCTTTTGCCTTTGGTTTTTCTCGTGATGCTGAACTTAAACAAGAATTAAGGTTAGTCTATCCCGATGGTTTAACACAGATTAAGCCACTGTCGATTCTTGCCAAAGAGTACAAAATAGACAGATTGACCGGGATCAGTAAGAAGATCATGAAGCCGGATCCTAAGGCGCAGGCGAGGGCGGCGAAAGATAGTAAGCAGGTTAAGGCGGCAAGGGCGCAATTTTCCGATAAAACGGCTTTCAGTCAGGATTTTATCTGGCCTCTGACAGGCAGAATATCCGGAGTTTACGGCAGTCAGCGTGTCTATAACGGTAAGCCGGGCAACCCTCATTATGGCGTCGATGTTGCGGCTAAAACCGGAACGGTTGTGGTTGCACCCGCCGATGGGAAGATCAGCCTCTCGGTGCCCGATATGTTCTACTCTGGCGGAACCATCATCTTAGACCATGGTTACGGCGTGAGCTCGAGCTTCCTGCATCTCAGTAAGTTATACGTTAAAGAGGGGCAGGAGATTAAACAGGGACAACCCATCGCCGAGGTTGGCGCTACCGGTCGTGTAACCGGGCCGCACCTCGATTGGCGGGTTAACTGGTATCAGATGCGATTAGACCCCGTGACTATAGTGCCCTCTATGGCCACTGTGCTTAAACAGCAAAAGAGCCAATGA
- a CDS encoding phytochelatin synthase family protein yields the protein MNPTIRRTTVSLLILLIGLLLNQAPSFAGELISWSSDEGISRLEKARVKSDFFALSPHFEGQSNKVFCGVASMAIVANALRVDRDATEIPLDSSRISKQEMRFFPKGDWSPLFHRYTQESILTGQGKTRMQIMGEPYGADSEGDYGMKLADLDALATSLKLQTQTTYVNEELLAKQSYTQVVKQHLIDALSNNEQFVIINYSRKPLNQRGDGHFSPLAAYHAASDSFLIMDVSNTFQTWVWVESKQLMQAMARIDKQNSRGFIVISEDS from the coding sequence ATGAACCCGACAATACGCAGAACCACTGTAAGCCTGTTAATCCTTCTCATCGGTTTGTTACTCAACCAGGCACCAAGCTTCGCCGGTGAGTTAATCAGCTGGAGCAGTGATGAGGGGATAAGCAGACTGGAGAAAGCCAGAGTGAAGAGCGATTTTTTTGCACTCAGTCCCCACTTCGAGGGACAATCGAATAAGGTCTTTTGCGGCGTAGCCTCTATGGCCATAGTGGCAAATGCTCTGAGAGTAGACAGAGATGCCACCGAAATTCCTCTCGATAGCAGCCGGATAAGTAAACAGGAGATGCGCTTCTTTCCCAAGGGAGATTGGAGCCCACTCTTTCATCGCTATACACAGGAATCGATTTTAACCGGACAGGGTAAGACCCGGATGCAGATCATGGGTGAGCCTTATGGGGCAGACTCTGAGGGTGACTACGGAATGAAGCTTGCTGATCTCGATGCTCTGGCGACATCGTTAAAACTCCAAACGCAGACCACATATGTTAACGAAGAGCTGCTCGCCAAGCAGAGCTACACGCAGGTAGTTAAACAACACCTCATCGATGCATTGAGCAACAATGAGCAATTCGTCATCATCAACTACTCCAGAAAACCCTTGAATCAAAGAGGCGACGGTCACTTTTCGCCATTAGCCGCGTACCATGCAGCATCTGATTCATTTCTTATCATGGACGTATCCAATACCTTCCAAACCTGGGTTTGGGTTGAGAGCAAACAGCTGATGCAGGCAATGGCAAGAATAGATAAGCAAAATAGCCGTGGCTTTATTGTTATCTCAGAAGATAGTTGA
- a CDS encoding TonB-dependent siderophore receptor: MSAALMAFSALASSSVYAHDHHGEIEIISVMGTKQAQSTNSSAMKMDLSHLETPGSISVYNQDLIEAQGAVSLGEVLKNDASVSTGNVRRGRERFYMRGFVLEPDQSYLRDGQFHLSRYSQPIELYERIEVLKGPSALLYGKSTPGGMINLVTKRAQQEEFHFNFQQEFGSFGYNKSLLDLGGALNESGSVRARSILSRSSEDGWREYKDGSKATQERFVGALMLEADLSDDTVLSVNYDRTEDEGGIDMGPQHIKNEKSGKYELAGKRDYIWDMPWSLRDSSVENMGFTLNSYLNDDWTISAGFNRQRHQRQTTESLYGKVQGIDLGVGEYSLRGRDTYEQFDVVTGFFDFKGEFYTGDVHHRMLIGSSVVDYQKSGMQKKMKIADRVNINDAITIGKPEELDYRNGTALKQVQRKTYGVYIQDLIEFNDSWHLLAGVRLDREESKEATHNNILPKLAVMYHPTPNTTLYTTYSESFEPKDPVSNTEDTNYGKKLDAERGESFEVGAKGEFLDGSLYVSTAVFDIEKNNKAVTDKSGDNPITTQSGKVRHKGVEFSLEGQLSDNLSVLTSMMYLDGKIISDPIYAGKRSKDTPQFSACTWFNYRVGDKSQLSVGAIYVGERFGDTPNYFKKDAYVKVDMGFSHTIKFANEQQGIISINIDNLFDEDYLRGGCNNSAMFGSPRSVKVSFQYKF; the protein is encoded by the coding sequence ATGAGCGCAGCCTTAATGGCTTTCTCGGCGCTGGCCTCCTCATCAGTCTATGCACACGATCACCATGGTGAGATCGAAATAATCTCAGTTATGGGGACGAAACAGGCTCAATCTACAAATAGCTCGGCGATGAAGATGGACTTGAGTCACCTTGAAACTCCTGGTTCCATCTCTGTGTATAACCAGGATCTTATCGAGGCGCAGGGTGCTGTGTCGCTGGGGGAGGTGCTGAAGAATGACGCGAGTGTTTCAACGGGGAATGTCAGGAGAGGGCGCGAGCGTTTCTACATGCGCGGCTTCGTACTGGAGCCCGATCAGAGCTATCTGCGTGATGGTCAATTTCACCTTTCGCGCTACTCGCAACCCATAGAGCTCTACGAGCGTATCGAAGTATTGAAGGGACCTTCGGCACTGCTATACGGCAAGTCGACACCGGGCGGCATGATAAATTTAGTGACAAAGCGGGCTCAGCAAGAGGAGTTTCACTTTAATTTTCAGCAGGAATTTGGCTCGTTCGGCTATAACAAGTCGCTGTTAGATCTGGGGGGAGCCCTGAACGAGAGTGGCAGCGTCAGAGCCCGTTCAATTCTGTCCAGGTCGAGCGAAGATGGTTGGCGTGAGTATAAAGATGGCAGCAAGGCGACTCAGGAGCGCTTTGTCGGTGCCTTGATGCTGGAGGCTGATCTCAGTGACGATACGGTATTGAGTGTTAACTATGATCGCACCGAAGATGAGGGGGGGATAGACATGGGTCCCCAACATATCAAGAACGAGAAAAGTGGTAAGTATGAACTCGCGGGAAAGCGAGACTATATCTGGGATATGCCATGGTCATTGCGTGACTCCAGCGTAGAAAATATGGGGTTCACCCTCAACTCATATCTGAATGATGATTGGACTATCAGCGCTGGCTTTAATCGGCAGCGTCATCAACGTCAGACGACAGAGAGCCTATACGGCAAGGTCCAGGGTATCGATCTCGGCGTTGGTGAATATTCACTGCGTGGCAGAGACACCTATGAACAGTTCGATGTGGTGACCGGTTTCTTCGATTTTAAGGGTGAGTTCTATACCGGTGACGTTCACCACAGAATGCTCATCGGCTCGAGTGTGGTCGATTATCAAAAAAGTGGTATGCAGAAAAAGATGAAGATAGCCGATAGGGTAAACATCAACGACGCAATCACTATTGGCAAGCCAGAGGAGCTGGATTATCGCAATGGCACAGCGCTGAAACAGGTTCAGCGAAAAACCTACGGCGTTTACATTCAGGACCTTATCGAATTCAATGACAGCTGGCACCTGTTGGCTGGTGTCAGGTTGGACAGAGAGGAGAGTAAGGAGGCGACGCATAACAACATCTTACCTAAGCTTGCTGTCATGTATCACCCGACACCAAATACGACTCTGTATACTACCTATAGCGAGAGTTTTGAGCCCAAAGATCCTGTCAGTAACACGGAAGACACCAACTACGGTAAAAAATTGGATGCCGAAAGAGGCGAGTCATTTGAAGTTGGCGCTAAGGGGGAGTTTCTCGATGGTTCGCTCTATGTCTCGACGGCAGTGTTTGATATCGAAAAAAACAATAAGGCGGTCACCGATAAGAGTGGGGATAACCCCATTACGACTCAGAGCGGTAAGGTTCGCCATAAGGGGGTTGAGTTTTCCCTCGAAGGTCAGCTGAGTGACAATTTGTCGGTGTTAACTTCCATGATGTACCTCGACGGTAAGATCATCAGCGACCCAATATATGCGGGAAAACGGTCGAAAGACACCCCTCAATTCAGTGCCTGCACCTGGTTTAATTATCGTGTGGGTGATAAGAGTCAACTCTCTGTCGGAGCCATATATGTAGGTGAACGCTTCGGCGATACCCCCAATTACTTCAAGAAAGATGCCTACGTTAAAGTCGATATGGGCTTTAGCCACACCATCAAGTTCGCCAATGAGCAGCAGGGCATTATCTCAATCAATATCGATAATCTGTTCGATGAAGATTATCTGCGAGGTGGCTGTAATAACAGCGCGATGTTCGGCTCACCGAGATCAGTAAAGGTCTCTTTTCAGTATAAGTTTTAG
- a CDS encoding DUF4279 domain-containing protein translates to MDTNEGRVYFALDGDDFDPDEVTKFLGIQPTSVMRKGSKVDGKLPKINSWSVSTENVVNEHIDVFEMATEIINILKPKKNLIIQAKERFNVSPRLEVVLWFSVNEEHSTPAIGFEPETVSFLGEIGAFIDIDTYKH, encoded by the coding sequence GTGGATACCAATGAAGGAAGAGTTTATTTCGCTTTAGATGGGGATGATTTTGACCCTGATGAAGTTACTAAGTTTCTAGGCATTCAGCCAACCTCAGTTATGAGAAAAGGCAGCAAGGTGGACGGTAAACTACCGAAAATAAATTCTTGGTCAGTTTCAACAGAAAACGTTGTAAATGAGCATATTGATGTATTCGAAATGGCTACGGAAATTATCAATATACTCAAACCTAAAAAAAACCTTATAATTCAGGCTAAAGAACGCTTTAACGTATCTCCGAGGCTCGAAGTAGTTTTGTGGTTTTCAGTTAACGAAGAACACTCGACTCCGGCTATAGGTTTCGAGCCGGAGACGGTATCTTTTTTAGGTGAAATAGGTGCGTTTATAGATATAGATACGTACAAACATTGA